From the Thermococcus guaymasensis DSM 11113 genome, one window contains:
- a CDS encoding sugar phosphate nucleotidyltransferase, whose translation MKAVILAGGFGTRLRPLSSTRPKPMIPVLGKPNLQYILDALEKVEEIDEVILSVHYMRGEIREFIDEKMPDYPKEIRFVNDPMPLETGGALKNVEEYVSDDFLVIYGDVFTNFDYRELIKAHRENEGLITVAATKVYDPERFGVLEMDESGKVLHFEEKPKRPRSNLVDAGIYVVNKKVLEEIPKGKEVYFEREVLPRFVERGQVYAYKMPKGTYWVDLGTPEDFFYAHQIALDEMARENGYFYIAETAEVPEDVEIQGPAYIDEGVKMGHGVKIKAYSYIGPNTVIEDKAYIKRSVLLGNDIIRERAELKDAILGEGVVVGKEVIIKENAVIGDYAKIYDGLVIYGAKVLPWKKVEEYEAYIKIKLDPTKVRPGQYPDRCPLGLPECIYKKFKAIAGEKPPCDECIENQWLF comes from the coding sequence ATGAAAGCTGTCATCCTTGCAGGCGGTTTTGGAACGAGGCTCAGGCCACTCTCATCAACGAGGCCCAAGCCAATGATCCCTGTTCTTGGAAAGCCTAACCTCCAGTACATCCTCGATGCCCTTGAGAAGGTTGAGGAGATCGACGAGGTCATTCTCTCAGTCCACTACATGAGGGGCGAGATAAGGGAGTTCATAGACGAAAAGATGCCAGATTATCCCAAAGAGATACGCTTCGTAAACGATCCGATGCCACTCGAGACAGGGGGTGCGCTGAAGAACGTTGAGGAGTACGTTAGTGATGACTTCCTCGTGATTTACGGGGACGTCTTCACGAACTTCGACTACCGCGAGCTCATAAAGGCCCACCGCGAGAACGAGGGCCTTATAACGGTCGCGGCGACCAAGGTCTATGACCCAGAGCGCTTTGGAGTCCTTGAGATGGACGAGAGTGGAAAGGTGCTCCACTTTGAAGAGAAGCCTAAGAGGCCGAGGAGCAACCTCGTTGATGCGGGAATCTACGTCGTCAACAAGAAGGTACTTGAGGAAATTCCCAAGGGGAAGGAGGTCTACTTCGAGCGCGAAGTCCTTCCGAGGTTCGTCGAGCGCGGCCAGGTTTACGCTTACAAGATGCCGAAGGGAACATACTGGGTTGACCTCGGAACGCCAGAGGACTTCTTCTACGCCCACCAGATTGCGCTCGATGAGATGGCGAGGGAGAATGGCTACTTCTACATCGCCGAGACTGCCGAGGTTCCGGAGGACGTTGAGATCCAGGGGCCAGCTTACATAGACGAAGGAGTTAAGATGGGCCACGGCGTCAAAATAAAGGCGTACTCCTACATCGGGCCGAACACCGTGATAGAGGACAAGGCCTACATCAAGCGCTCCGTTCTCCTCGGGAACGACATAATACGGGAGAGGGCAGAGCTCAAGGACGCGATCCTCGGCGAAGGAGTTGTCGTCGGCAAAGAGGTAATTATAAAGGAGAACGCCGTTATCGGAGACTACGCCAAGATTTACGACGGGCTCGTCATCTACGGCGCCAAAGTCCTGCCCTGGAAGAAGGTCGAGGAGTATGAGGCTTACATCAAGATAAAGCTCGACCCGACGAAGGTCAGGCCCGGCCAGTACCCCGACCGCTGTCCGCTCGGCCTTCCTGAGTGCATCTACAAGAAGTTCAAGGCAATAGCCGGCGAGAAGCCGCCGTGCGACGAGTGCATTGAGAACCAGTGGCTGTTCTGA
- a CDS encoding FeoA family protein: MNMIVPLLSLAPNERGIVVDLRGGSNFRSRLYAMGLAPGAVVKVLGNYPRGPLIVEIGGTRIALGRGMAARVLVRKL; encoded by the coding sequence ATGAACATGATTGTGCCTTTACTCTCATTGGCACCAAACGAGAGGGGAATTGTGGTCGACCTGAGGGGTGGCTCGAACTTCAGGAGTAGACTCTACGCAATGGGATTGGCCCCTGGGGCCGTTGTCAAGGTTCTGGGGAACTATCCCAGAGGCCCCCTCATAGTTGAAATCGGCGGGACAAGGATTGCACTGGGCAGAGGAATGGCTGCGAGGGTTCTTGTAAGAAAGCTCTAA
- a CDS encoding AIR synthase family protein — protein sequence MLPLGKLRNDVLGEIIFPNLGVEDAKVVYGPRAGFDSAVLEYEGENYLVVATDPVFGVPPETFGFFAYHFAASDVAVFGARPRWLVLDFLFPPGTSKDFLSRVMRDVHEECLKYGGSVVGGHTGVYPLLNEPVGVTTIAGVVRKSELKLPIAKPGDKIVVTAKVGLEFAVSAAYFREKELLEAFTKKELMRLKRSFYFETVVPDALIARKFVRGMHDATEGGLTALHEIADNSGVGFRVYADKLHLDPLVRKVLDFYGLEPWSVSSTGTLIAITPPGKSEALIVELVKNGILAFELGEFTEERERVLVEDGDEKPFPEFKGDPYVELYGKS from the coding sequence ATGCTCCCGCTGGGAAAGCTTAGGAACGACGTCCTGGGTGAGATAATATTTCCGAACCTCGGCGTGGAGGATGCGAAGGTAGTCTACGGGCCGAGGGCAGGTTTTGACTCTGCAGTCCTGGAATATGAGGGAGAGAATTACTTGGTCGTTGCGACAGATCCCGTCTTTGGTGTTCCCCCCGAAACCTTTGGCTTCTTTGCATACCATTTCGCGGCCAGCGACGTGGCCGTATTTGGGGCGAGACCGAGATGGCTCGTGCTGGACTTCCTTTTCCCTCCCGGAACCTCCAAAGACTTTCTCTCCCGAGTTATGAGGGACGTCCACGAGGAGTGCCTGAAGTACGGGGGCTCGGTTGTTGGGGGCCATACTGGAGTTTATCCATTGCTTAATGAACCGGTTGGAGTCACAACGATTGCAGGGGTCGTCAGGAAAAGCGAGCTGAAACTGCCTATAGCAAAGCCTGGAGATAAGATAGTGGTAACTGCCAAAGTTGGCCTAGAGTTTGCAGTTTCGGCCGCGTATTTCAGGGAGAAGGAACTCCTCGAAGCGTTCACAAAGAAGGAACTGATGAGGCTCAAACGGTCGTTCTACTTCGAAACCGTAGTCCCTGATGCCCTTATCGCAAGGAAATTCGTTAGGGGGATGCACGACGCTACCGAGGGTGGTTTAACGGCCCTCCACGAGATAGCGGACAACTCCGGGGTCGGATTCAGAGTTTACGCCGATAAGCTCCACCTCGATCCCCTCGTCAGGAAGGTTCTCGATTTCTACGGGCTTGAACCCTGGAGTGTATCCTCAACGGGAACCCTGATAGCCATTACACCGCCCGGGAAAAGCGAGGCTTTAATTGTTGAATTAGTTAAAAATGGAATTCTGGCGTTTGAGCTCGGCGAGTTCACCGAAGAGAGGGAGAGGGTTCTCGTTGAGGACGGCGATGAAAAACCCTTCCCCGAGTTCAAGGGCGACCCCTACGTGGAGCTATATGGCAAGTCGTGA
- a CDS encoding metal ABC transporter permease yields the protein MIPEFILRAILASITISVLLGLLSPLINMKGLAFLTHALFHALLFGAVLGMILGLILNNLSLVMVVATLVTVLVVLTIAELERFGFSPDSAVGIVASFIAGLTVLGFGVLYKVMAGRPYFPLTENVVSYLTGELFLLTKENLLTLTVFGFIILLVLLLFYRDFLYISFDMEGVESYGGNSRFYLVLLYVLVGLMGSLIVQSVGLVTLQVVAVLPGAIALMVSEDLRQIVLTSLLVTLAVQLSSVVIAYFTSIPPSGIATIILGILYGALLLRK from the coding sequence GTGATCCCCGAGTTCATCCTTCGGGCTATACTTGCGAGCATTACCATAAGCGTTCTTCTCGGCCTGCTAAGCCCGTTAATAAACATGAAAGGTCTAGCGTTTCTTACCCACGCACTTTTCCACGCGCTCCTCTTTGGGGCCGTCCTCGGCATGATATTAGGGCTTATCCTCAACAACCTTTCCCTTGTCATGGTCGTGGCGACCCTGGTGACGGTTCTCGTAGTTCTCACGATAGCGGAGCTTGAACGCTTCGGGTTTTCTCCCGATTCAGCCGTCGGAATAGTGGCCAGCTTTATTGCAGGTTTGACAGTCCTCGGCTTTGGGGTGCTGTATAAGGTTATGGCCGGCAGGCCCTACTTCCCGCTCACAGAGAACGTTGTTTCGTACCTAACCGGAGAACTCTTCCTCTTAACAAAGGAGAACCTCCTCACCCTCACTGTATTCGGGTTCATTATCCTCCTCGTGCTCCTCCTCTTCTACCGGGACTTCCTCTACATAAGCTTCGACATGGAGGGAGTTGAGAGCTACGGCGGAAACTCAAGGTTTTACCTAGTTCTCCTCTACGTCCTCGTGGGCCTTATGGGATCCCTGATCGTGCAGAGCGTTGGACTGGTGACCCTTCAGGTGGTTGCAGTCTTGCCCGGGGCAATTGCCCTCATGGTGAGCGAGGACCTTAGGCAGATCGTCTTGACGAGCCTGTTGGTGACCCTCGCCGTCCAGCTCTCCTCGGTAGTGATCGCTTACTTCACCTCAATTCCCCCAAGTGGGATAGCCACGATAATCCTAGGGATACTGTACGGCGCTTTACTCCTCAGGAAGTGA
- the rnhB gene encoding ribonuclease HII — MGKKLAGIDEAGRGPVIGPMVIAAVVVDEENVTNLEALGVKDSKKLTPRRRERLFDEIIEQLDDYAIVELWPEEIDSRDVSLNELEVENFARALNSLKVKPDIVYIDAADVKEGRFGEAIAKLLKFKAEIVAEHRADDKFIPVSAASILAKVRRDRAIEKLREEYGEIGSGYPSDPRTRDFLEKYYLEHGDFPPIVRRTWKTVEKIRKKLEERKRKPQLTLDSFLD, encoded by the coding sequence ATGGGCAAAAAGTTAGCTGGAATTGACGAGGCCGGTAGAGGGCCGGTTATAGGGCCGATGGTGATAGCGGCTGTGGTCGTTGACGAGGAAAATGTAACGAACCTTGAGGCTCTTGGTGTAAAGGACTCGAAAAAGCTCACCCCCCGGAGAAGGGAGCGGCTCTTCGACGAGATAATTGAACAATTAGACGATTATGCAATTGTTGAATTGTGGCCTGAGGAGATAGACTCGCGGGATGTAAGCCTCAACGAGCTAGAGGTAGAAAACTTTGCGAGGGCATTGAACTCCCTGAAAGTGAAGCCGGACATCGTTTACATTGATGCTGCTGACGTTAAGGAAGGACGGTTCGGCGAGGCAATAGCAAAGCTACTCAAGTTCAAAGCGGAGATCGTGGCCGAGCACAGGGCAGATGATAAATTCATTCCCGTCTCGGCGGCCTCTATCCTTGCGAAGGTGAGAAGGGACAGGGCGATTGAGAAGCTCAGGGAAGAGTACGGGGAGATCGGCTCGGGTTATCCGAGCGACCCGCGGACGAGGGACTTCCTTGAAAAGTACTACCTTGAGCACGGGGACTTTCCGCCGATAGTCAGGAGGACGTGGAAAACCGTTGAGAAAATCAGGAAAAAGCTGGAGGAAAGGAAAAGGAAGCCTCAGCTGACGCTCGACTCCTTCCTGGATTGA
- a CDS encoding class I SAM-dependent methyltransferase, with protein sequence MSWVEQVTEEQVNLAVELIKRGLDEKKLRSKLGPYWREIAEIARARLRAKDKFSRQDLWMDLEGLRYATHEVVAKYRAERLKELGVKSVADVSCGIGIQLIFYAMNVEKAYGIDIDPVKIEFARRNAEKYGVSNIEFINADSLSEETVKRVDADVIFSDPARPPEAPERTLDGLVPSPLKVYEAYRSKTDGFIFDLPPQMRRNRVPWKGEFEYIDLFGAINRLTFYFEPLARAERSAVTLPKGARLESDPNLENIVEWTEKPGQYLYEIPQSIDYADLINELFHAVSGEMKMLLREKRRVLATGDEEIRSDYFKRVYTVVAVLPFHPVRINDFLRREGFGRATLRISLPEGEYWRFRRKVEAGLKGDRRAFVFQLGEKAIIAEEV encoded by the coding sequence ATGAGCTGGGTAGAACAAGTCACGGAAGAACAGGTAAATCTTGCAGTGGAGCTCATTAAGAGGGGCCTTGACGAGAAAAAGCTCCGCTCAAAGCTCGGCCCCTACTGGAGAGAGATCGCAGAGATAGCGAGGGCCAGGCTTAGGGCAAAGGACAAGTTTTCCAGACAGGATCTGTGGATGGATCTTGAGGGGCTCCGCTACGCAACCCACGAGGTAGTGGCCAAGTACCGGGCAGAGAGGCTCAAGGAGCTTGGAGTGAAGAGCGTCGCGGACGTTTCGTGCGGGATAGGGATACAGCTCATCTTCTACGCAATGAACGTGGAAAAGGCCTACGGGATTGATATCGATCCAGTCAAGATAGAGTTCGCACGGAGGAACGCCGAGAAATACGGCGTGAGCAACATCGAGTTCATAAACGCCGATTCTCTCTCGGAAGAGACTGTCAAGAGGGTTGATGCAGACGTTATTTTCTCCGATCCTGCGAGGCCGCCTGAGGCCCCGGAGAGAACCCTCGATGGGCTGGTGCCCAGCCCGCTCAAGGTCTATGAAGCGTACAGGTCAAAGACCGACGGCTTCATCTTCGACCTTCCCCCCCAGATGAGGCGGAACCGCGTCCCCTGGAAGGGGGAGTTCGAGTACATTGACCTCTTCGGGGCGATAAACCGGCTGACCTTCTACTTTGAGCCCCTTGCGAGGGCCGAGAGAAGTGCCGTGACCCTCCCGAAGGGTGCGCGGCTTGAGAGCGACCCGAACCTTGAGAACATAGTTGAATGGACCGAGAAGCCGGGCCAGTACCTCTACGAGATTCCCCAGAGCATAGACTACGCCGACCTGATAAACGAGCTCTTCCATGCGGTCAGCGGTGAAATGAAGATGCTCCTCCGTGAAAAGAGGCGTGTCTTAGCCACGGGGGATGAGGAGATCAGAAGCGACTACTTCAAGAGGGTCTATACCGTCGTTGCAGTTCTCCCCTTCCACCCCGTCAGGATCAACGACTTCCTCAGGCGGGAGGGCTTCGGCAGGGCCACCCTCAGGATAAGCCTGCCCGAGGGGGAGTACTGGCGCTTCCGCAGAAAGGTTGAGGCAGGGCTAAAGGGAGATAGGAGAGCCTTCGTCTTCCAGCTTGGTGAAAAGGCTATAATCGCTGAAGAAGTGTAG
- the pepQ gene encoding Xaa-Pro dipeptidase PepQ has product MQMRIERLREFIAEKELDGVIITHKPNLYYFTGSAPVLGGYLVVTSDDALFLVPQLEYEEARETSRVPVEAFKRGSELFERLKSFKLRKLGIEGRTAYSTVQNYREKLGVEEFVTVDKVIKELRMIKTKEELEVIQAACEIADQAMLVAIEEISAGKREREIAAKMEYVMKIKGAEKPAFDTIIASGWRSALPHGVASDKRIERGELVVIDEGALYNHYNSDTTRTIVVGSPSEKQKEIYEIVLEAQKKGVEMARPGMTAKELDTIVRDVIKEYGYGDYFIHSTGHGVGLEIHEWPGVNQSDETVLKPGMVVTVEPGIYIPKFGGVRIEDTIVITENGARRLTKTERELI; this is encoded by the coding sequence ATTCAGATGAGGATCGAAAGGCTTCGCGAATTTATCGCAGAAAAGGAACTGGACGGCGTGATAATAACCCACAAGCCGAACCTCTACTACTTTACAGGTTCCGCCCCAGTTCTCGGTGGCTATCTTGTCGTAACTTCCGACGATGCTTTGTTCCTCGTCCCCCAGCTGGAGTACGAAGAGGCCAGAGAAACCTCGCGCGTCCCTGTTGAAGCCTTCAAGCGCGGTTCGGAGCTCTTCGAGAGGCTCAAGTCCTTCAAACTGAGGAAGCTCGGAATCGAGGGGAGAACCGCGTACTCAACCGTCCAGAACTACCGCGAGAAGCTCGGTGTCGAGGAGTTCGTTACGGTTGATAAGGTCATAAAGGAGCTGAGAATGATTAAGACAAAGGAGGAGCTTGAAGTCATCCAGGCCGCGTGCGAGATAGCTGACCAGGCGATGCTCGTTGCCATAGAGGAGATAAGCGCGGGCAAGCGCGAGAGGGAAATAGCGGCGAAGATGGAGTACGTCATGAAGATAAAGGGGGCCGAGAAGCCGGCCTTCGACACGATAATAGCCAGCGGATGGCGTTCTGCTTTACCTCACGGCGTCGCGAGCGACAAGAGGATAGAGAGGGGAGAGCTCGTCGTCATCGACGAAGGCGCGCTCTACAACCACTACAACTCCGACACGACGAGAACCATCGTTGTTGGCAGTCCCAGCGAGAAGCAGAAGGAGATATACGAGATCGTTCTTGAGGCCCAGAAGAAGGGTGTCGAGATGGCAAGGCCCGGAATGACGGCAAAGGAGCTCGACACCATCGTTAGGGACGTCATTAAGGAGTACGGCTACGGCGATTACTTCATTCACTCAACGGGGCACGGTGTCGGCCTTGAAATACACGAGTGGCCCGGCGTGAACCAGAGCGACGAGACCGTCCTCAAGCCGGGCATGGTCGTTACCGTTGAGCCTGGCATCTACATTCCAAAGTTCGGCGGAGTCAGGATAGAGGACACGATAGTCATCACCGAAAACGGTGCTAGGAGGCTTACCAAGACGGAGAGGGAGCTTATTTGA
- a CDS encoding mRNA surveillance protein pelota yields the protein MQILEEKPKEGIVKVKAETLDDLWHLYHVIDPGDVVYAKTLRKQAQRADALRAEKVEIIPVYLGVKAEKINFHKFANQVRVTGPIVYASREDVPLGKYHTITVEEGTVVTIQKPRWKEHHIERLREAIEASKRAKVMIVVIDEGEADIALVREYGVEMVASIRRNLGGKRYNTDRESEEKKFFHDLAKTMAELMEREKIEKAIVAGPGFVKEDFQKFLKENYPELAKKVVIEDTSVTGRTGIYEVIKRGTVDRVYHENRVAKEVQLVEKVLEHVARNTGLATYGLREVEEAVNYGAVETLLVLDELLKSEHRGKIEELMDAVRYARGEVVIVSSEHEGGEKLKALGGLAALLRFRVK from the coding sequence ATGCAGATACTCGAAGAGAAGCCCAAGGAGGGTATAGTGAAAGTAAAGGCCGAAACGCTGGACGACCTGTGGCACCTCTACCACGTCATAGATCCCGGTGATGTAGTTTACGCGAAAACCCTGAGGAAGCAGGCCCAGAGAGCCGATGCGCTTAGGGCTGAGAAGGTCGAGATTATCCCGGTTTACCTCGGGGTTAAGGCGGAAAAGATAAACTTTCACAAGTTTGCAAATCAGGTTCGCGTTACCGGGCCGATAGTCTACGCGAGCAGGGAAGATGTTCCCCTCGGCAAGTACCACACGATAACTGTTGAGGAAGGAACTGTCGTAACAATCCAGAAGCCCCGCTGGAAGGAGCACCACATCGAGCGCCTCAGGGAAGCGATAGAGGCCTCGAAGAGGGCCAAAGTCATGATTGTGGTGATAGATGAGGGAGAGGCCGACATAGCGCTCGTCCGCGAGTACGGCGTCGAAATGGTGGCCAGCATAAGGAGGAACCTCGGCGGAAAGCGCTACAACACCGACCGCGAAAGCGAGGAAAAGAAGTTCTTCCACGACTTAGCTAAGACGATGGCCGAGCTAATGGAGAGGGAAAAGATTGAAAAGGCTATTGTGGCGGGCCCCGGTTTCGTCAAGGAGGACTTCCAGAAGTTTTTGAAGGAGAACTACCCGGAGCTGGCCAAGAAAGTCGTCATCGAAGATACGAGCGTAACCGGAAGGACGGGCATCTACGAGGTCATCAAGCGCGGAACCGTTGACAGGGTCTACCACGAGAATCGCGTCGCGAAGGAGGTTCAGCTCGTCGAGAAAGTCCTTGAGCACGTCGCGAGGAACACGGGGTTAGCCACCTACGGCCTCAGGGAGGTCGAGGAAGCGGTCAACTACGGCGCGGTTGAAACTCTCCTCGTCCTCGACGAGCTCCTGAAGAGCGAGCACAGAGGGAAGATAGAGGAACTCATGGACGCTGTGAGATACGCGAGGGGCGAAGTGGTTATCGTCAGCTCGGAGCACGAGGGCGGAGAGAAGCTGAAGGCCTTAGGTGGCCTGGCGGCTCTGCTGAGGTTCAGGGTGAAGTGA
- a CDS encoding DUF7411 family protein, which translates to MIERVVGEIRDFAEKIGLAEKKILVLFSGGKDSSLVLYLLKKAGLNVSALTFFHRWSWRETLSWAMKFTKSLGVEHYLVDITEGLLREAVGRKGPVCIHCKKVMLWNAKWFALNNGFEVLAKGDNANDKIIGALLDQCEGDIRLCGIPRIGLPILRPLIKYTAEEVERLADEAGIKPYRMYEHARRRQWREGCPLQYIDKEETIKPELMDLAYRVNYEVSKIARRREVRVSVRVPSFEVMAWNQEEEILREVGEVVRRFRGGSYAPAGKA; encoded by the coding sequence ATGATTGAAAGAGTCGTCGGGGAAATCAGGGACTTCGCGGAGAAGATAGGGCTCGCCGAGAAGAAAATCCTCGTCCTTTTCTCGGGAGGAAAAGACAGTTCTCTTGTCCTTTACCTGCTAAAAAAGGCGGGGTTAAACGTCTCTGCGCTCACGTTCTTCCACCGCTGGAGCTGGCGCGAGACACTAAGCTGGGCAATGAAGTTCACGAAAAGCCTTGGGGTTGAGCACTACCTCGTTGACATTACCGAGGGCCTGCTCCGGGAGGCCGTTGGCAGGAAGGGGCCCGTTTGCATTCACTGCAAGAAGGTGATGCTCTGGAACGCCAAATGGTTCGCCCTTAACAACGGCTTTGAGGTTCTGGCCAAAGGAGATAACGCCAACGACAAGATAATCGGGGCCCTGCTCGACCAGTGTGAAGGCGATATAAGGCTCTGCGGGATCCCGAGGATTGGACTTCCTATCCTCCGCCCCCTGATAAAGTACACGGCAGAGGAAGTTGAGAGGCTCGCGGATGAAGCCGGAATAAAACCGTACCGCATGTACGAGCACGCGAGAAGGAGGCAGTGGCGCGAGGGCTGTCCGCTCCAATACATAGATAAGGAAGAAACGATAAAACCCGAACTGATGGATCTCGCTTACAGGGTGAACTACGAGGTGAGCAAAATAGCGAGGAGACGGGAGGTAAGGGTTAGCGTCCGCGTCCCCAGCTTTGAGGTGATGGCCTGGAATCAAGAGGAGGAGATCCTCCGCGAGGTCGGTGAGGTTGTCAGGCGCTTTAGAGGTGGTTCCTATGCTCCCGCTGGGAAAGCTTAG
- a CDS encoding type II toxin-antitoxin system RelE family toxin, with amino-acid sequence MRVGDYRVIYSVDENSKTVYVVRIGKRDEVYRNIG; translated from the coding sequence ATAAGGGTCGGGGATTATCGTGTAATCTACAGCGTTGATGAGAACTCGAAGACCGTGTACGTTGTAAGAATCGGGAAGAGGGATGAGGTTTACAGGAACATCGGGTGA
- the feoB gene encoding ferrous iron transport protein B translates to MAMRVVALAGNPNVGKTTIFNDLTGMRQHVGNWPGVTVEKKEGVFEYNGERFLVVDLPGTYSLTAHSVDELVARNFLLNGNPDVVVDVIDATSVLRNLYLTMEIFEMGLKNVIIALNKIDLAEKKGIKIDHVKMSKALGVPVVPLNAKEGTGIEELKGKIWEMAHGKIKTNPVLPRYDPEVEREIEHISRCLKGTELADRYPLRWLAIKLLQRDDEVMKLVLRHLGEEKLKEIMTHIGEAEERYGRAMDLIIAGQKYEFIDSLTHEFMSYGEAKETLTDQLDRILVHPVYGFIAMAFVFYLVFKFVFAFGMPLQGILDDAFSRFGEWLGPHIANETLRGLLVDGIIGGVGAVLSFFPLVFLLFLALSFLEDLGYMARVAVLMEGILRKFGLPGKAIIPLILGLGCNVPAVMATRTLDEEKDRLVAMFVNPFIPCSARLSVISFLVGAFFGGNALVALAIYLLSFAMALLSAKLVSRFVPGEESPFVIELPEFLLPSWKSLLLHSWERSKEFVQKAGTVILVGSIIIWYLSNYPVPMGTGNSYAERLGHLVAPYLNLMGLDWKAGVSLIFGIIAKENVISTYSILYGGLSGDALREAMMSAMSPLQGFVLAIVTTLYIPCIATIGAIRAESNWKWALAVTVYMITVASLVGIIIWHVGTALGL, encoded by the coding sequence ATGGCAATGAGGGTCGTTGCTCTGGCCGGGAACCCGAACGTGGGGAAAACTACGATATTCAACGACCTGACTGGAATGCGCCAGCACGTGGGCAACTGGCCGGGTGTCACAGTCGAGAAGAAAGAGGGGGTTTTCGAGTACAACGGGGAGCGCTTCCTGGTGGTTGACCTGCCCGGGACTTACTCCCTCACCGCCCACTCCGTTGACGAGCTCGTGGCGAGGAACTTCCTCCTCAACGGGAACCCCGATGTCGTCGTGGACGTCATCGATGCCACCTCCGTTCTGAGGAACCTCTACCTCACGATGGAAATCTTCGAGATGGGGCTGAAGAACGTAATCATAGCCCTCAACAAGATTGACCTGGCCGAGAAGAAGGGCATAAAGATAGACCATGTTAAAATGTCAAAGGCCCTCGGCGTCCCGGTCGTCCCGCTCAACGCGAAGGAAGGAACCGGAATCGAAGAGCTCAAGGGGAAAATCTGGGAGATGGCGCATGGTAAAATAAAGACAAACCCTGTTCTACCGCGCTATGATCCAGAGGTCGAGAGGGAAATCGAGCACATCTCCCGGTGCCTCAAGGGAACCGAGTTAGCCGACCGCTATCCCCTCCGCTGGCTGGCGATAAAGCTCCTCCAGCGCGACGACGAGGTCATGAAGCTCGTTCTTAGACACCTCGGCGAGGAGAAGCTGAAGGAGATAATGACCCACATAGGCGAGGCCGAAGAGCGCTACGGGCGGGCGATGGACCTAATCATAGCCGGCCAGAAGTACGAGTTCATCGACAGCCTGACCCACGAGTTCATGAGCTATGGCGAGGCGAAGGAGACGCTCACAGACCAGCTCGACAGAATCCTCGTCCACCCGGTTTACGGGTTCATAGCGATGGCCTTCGTCTTCTACCTCGTCTTCAAGTTCGTCTTCGCCTTTGGAATGCCCCTCCAGGGGATTCTCGACGACGCCTTCAGCAGGTTCGGGGAGTGGCTCGGGCCACACATAGCAAACGAGACCCTCCGCGGTCTCCTTGTGGACGGAATCATCGGCGGTGTCGGCGCGGTGCTGAGCTTCTTCCCGCTCGTCTTCCTACTGTTCCTCGCGCTGTCCTTCCTCGAAGACCTCGGGTACATGGCGAGGGTAGCGGTTCTCATGGAGGGTATCCTCAGGAAGTTCGGCCTGCCCGGGAAAGCGATAATACCCCTCATCCTCGGCCTCGGCTGTAACGTCCCGGCGGTGATGGCCACGAGGACGCTCGACGAGGAGAAGGACAGGCTCGTTGCCATGTTCGTCAATCCGTTCATTCCCTGCTCCGCCCGCTTGAGCGTCATCAGCTTCCTCGTTGGGGCGTTCTTTGGCGGGAACGCGCTCGTGGCGCTGGCCATTTACCTGCTCTCCTTCGCGATGGCGCTACTCTCCGCCAAGCTCGTCAGCAGGTTCGTCCCGGGCGAGGAGAGCCCGTTCGTCATCGAGCTCCCAGAGTTTCTCCTGCCCAGCTGGAAGAGCCTGCTCCTGCACTCATGGGAGAGGAGCAAGGAGTTCGTCCAGAAAGCCGGGACGGTAATCCTCGTTGGCTCGATAATCATATGGTACCTCAGCAACTACCCGGTACCGATGGGGACGGGGAATAGCTACGCCGAAAGACTCGGCCACCTCGTCGCGCCCTATCTCAACCTCATGGGTCTCGATTGGAAGGCGGGAGTTAGCTTAATCTTTGGAATAATCGCCAAGGAGAACGTCATCTCAACCTACAGCATCCTCTACGGGGGTCTGAGCGGTGACGCCCTAAGGGAGGCGATGATGTCCGCCATGAGCCCGCTCCAGGGCTTCGTCTTGGCCATCGTTACCACGCTCTACATACCGTGCATAGCCACCATCGGTGCCATAAGGGCCGAGAGCAACTGGAAGTGGGCGCTCGCGGTCACGGTGTACATGATAACAGTCGCTTCCCTCGTGGGGATTATAATCTGGCACGTTGGAACGGCACTGGGGTTGTGA
- a CDS encoding PCNA-inhibitor has product MYRRIDEFIGQGTITKKEQETRKKKKRLRETRLDLFLPEEHVDYFKNLRIGSKKIRNAKIEEL; this is encoded by the coding sequence ATGTACCGCAGAATCGACGAGTTCATTGGACAGGGAACTATCACAAAGAAGGAACAGGAAACACGGAAGAAAAAGAAACGCTTAAGGGAGACGAGGCTAGACCTGTTTCTGCCGGAGGAACACGTTGATTACTTCAAAAACCTCAGGATCGGCTCGAAGAAAATCAGGAATGCAAAGATAGAGGAGTTATAA